In Streptococcus parauberis NCFD 2020, the sequence ATCTGAAGGAAGAATTTCTTTGATATGTTGAGTCAGTTTCTCATTATCAAAAAGATTAATAGGCTCTTCTAAATTCTTTAATTGAATATGGTAGTTACCTCTGGCAAAAGTGGCATTTTCTGGTCTGCTCACATCTCTAATACTACTAACAATTTTAAAAATGCCAAAGATAAGAACTATTAAAAAAACGATTGAAGCAATTATTCCAAACATACTAATACACTTTCTTTTAACTCACTTACCCAAATCATCCATAAAGTCTTTGAGTTTTTGCATATTACCTTCCTCAAAGGGGCGGAGTTTTGGTTTTTTCATTTCAATGGATTTGGACATCTGGTCTAAATCGGATTTAACGGTGTTGACACGGCGTTCTAGTTCTCTGGCAGGTACTCTGAGGGCACCTTGGGAAAAGATGGTCCATTGTTCATTGAGGTCACTGGTGGCCACTTCAACTAAGTTTCTAACCGTGTTCAGTTCAGCTGCTGTCCGTTCAATATAGCTATCAGCTGTCTCATCTTCCTCAGTGAAAACAACAGAAATCATGTATTGGTCATAACGTTGTCGCACACCCGGCACAAATTGGGCATCAAAAACACAGACAATCTCAATTTTCTCAAAATGGGCATAGTTGTTCAATTTATTTAAAAAAATAGTCCGTGCTTGGTCCAACTGATTGGTTTTGAAGAGTTGTTTTGTCTCCTGCCAAAAAGCAATCATATTATAGCCGTCGACCAACATGATTTTCCGTTTCATAGGCAAATCCTACAACTTATTTCTGTAGACTTCATACATGAGGACGGCAGCAGCGACACCAGCGTTCAGACTCTGAACATGACCATCCATTGGGATAGTAATCATTTCATCGACTTGTTTCTTGATGTTGTGCGAAACGCCTTTACCTTCACTACCAATAATCAAGGCTAATTTGCCTGAAGTATTCCATTTAGGTGATGGTGTGCCGTCCATGTCTGTTCCAAAAATCCAATAGCCTTTTTCTTTCAGCTTATCCAAGGTTTGGCTCAAATTGGTTACTCGAGCAATTGGCATGTGCTGAATAGCACCTGTTGAAGTCTTGGCAACAACTGGTGTTACACCAACAGCACGATGCTTAGGAATGATTACACCAGCAACTTTTGTAGCATCAGCAGTCCGCAAAATCGAACCAAAATTGTGAGGGTCTGTAATCCCATCCAAAATCAGAATCAGTGGATTATCCTCTGCGTCAGCTTTGCTGATAATTTCGTCTAATTCTGCGTAAGCATATTCCGCAACACGCAAAACAAAGCCCTGATGAACAGCGCCGTCGGTCATTTCAGACAAGCTTTTCTTTGGTGTCCAAGAGATTGACACTTTTTTCTCAGTTGCTAAGGCCTTAATCTTATCAACATTTTTGCCGCGCAAATCATCTTGGATGTAGAGTTTGTTCCCTGTGTTAGCTGTTAAACTTTCAACTACGGCATGGACGCCATAGACCATGTCATTGTTTTCTTCTATTAATTGGTTATCTTTCATAATTCTTATTATAGCATGAAAGCTGTCACTTGGCTTCTAGACTTCTCGTTTTCTGCAATAAAAAGACCAGTCATTTGACTAGTCTTGATTACTTAAGGCTTTATTAGTTGAGTGGGTATGTGAAGGGATCTGCTTCGACTGTTTCATTCCCTTTCCTGTCGGAAATCGTGACCTGTATACTATATTGACCGGCTGGATAACCTTTCATATCAAACCAAGCAGTCATTTTCCCCTGGCCAGAGGCAAGGGTATAATCAATGGTGTTAATCACCTGTTTGTTAGCATCTAGCAAATTGATTTTAGCTTGACTACCACCTTGTAAGTCAGCCCCAAGCTGTATACCAATATCCATAATCGTTGTATCTTTTCTGTAGTTGCTAGTCACAATAACTTGGCGCCCTGTGACTGGTCCAGGTGCAACGACAGCTGGCGTTTGCCCTTCCGCGACAACCGTTTGTGTGTCGGAAATTAGCATCAAACCAAGACTAGTTGTTAATGCTGCTCCAGAAATTAGTAATTTTCTCATTTTGATCATAGGAAATCCTCCATTTTCTTAATGATTATCTTTTATTATAAAGGTTATTTTTAATTATTCAATATTTTACTGTCTTCCCTATAGATAACAAAAAAACAAGAGAAAGTTTCCTTACTCTTGTTAGTGATTTTCAACATAATTGATACACCAAGCAATCAACTCCTCAAGGCGTTCCTTTTGCTCAGTCATATCCAAGTAGCCCATCAAAGCCTCAAAGCCGGTCGACATCCGATAGGTGATGATGTCGGCATTTTTAGCCTTGGTATGACTATTAGTATTGCGACCCCGTCTAAAAATATCTTCTTCTTTTTCGGTCAATAGCTGCGCCTCTAAGAGAGCTGTAATCAGCATAGCTTGAGCATTAGCAGAGACATAGCGAGTTGATTTGTGGTGCAACTGACTAGGTTTAGTTTGACCTGAAAAAATCAAGTGACGACGGATATAATAAGAATATACAGCATCCCCTTCAAAGGCCAGTGCAATCCCGTTGATCAAGTTGACATCGACTTTAGTCACGTGTCCACCTCACACCATCTTTTGTATCCAGCAATTTAATACCCTGAGCCGCTAATTGGTCACGAATGGCATCGGCTTTAGCAAAATCACGGCTAGCACGCGCAGCTTGTCTATCGGCAATCAAAGCTTCAATATCAGCATTCAGCACGTCCTCTTGGAAAATAATTCCAAAGACATCTAACATACTTTCAAAGGCTGCCTTAACAGCTTCTGTGTAGTGACCTGAGTTTATCCATTTGGCAAAGTCGAAGACTACAGTAATCCCATTGGCTGCATTGAAGTCATCATCCATGGCATCTGTAAAGGCTGTGACGTAGCTTTGCAATTCTTCTGCAGAAGCATCCCCTGTCAATGGTTGACTTTGGGTGTTTTTTAAATACTTGAGGTTAACTTCGGCATCATGAATGGCCTTTTCTGTGAAATTAATCGGCTTACGGTACTGTTGCGTCGCTAGGAAGAAACGCAAGACTTGGCCATCAACAGTCTGAAGCATGTCGTGAACTGTCACAAAGTTGCCCAATGATTTAGACATCTTTTCATTGTCGACATTAACAAAACCATTGTGCATCCAGTAATTGGCAAAGGTTTGACCCGTTTTAGCTTCCGACTGGGCAATTTCATTAGTATGGTGAGGGAACTCAAGGTCCGCACCGCCACCATGAATATCAATGGTATCACCGAGAATTTCCGTCGCCATGACAGAACATTCAATGTGCCAACCTGGGCGACCGGCTCCCCAAGGGCTTTCCCATGAAATTTCACCAACTTTAGCTGACTTCCAAAGGGCAAAGTCCAACGGATTTTCCTTCAAATCAGTTTCTGTATCCGTTCGACCAGAAGCCCCAATTTCTAAATCTTCAAGTGTTTTATTAGCTAATTTGCCATAATTACTAGACTTGTCAACACGGAAGTAGACATCTCCTTCTGATTGATAAGCAAAGCCTTTTTCAATTAAGGCAGCTACAAAATCAATAATTTGATCCATGTAGTCCATTACCCGTGGGTTTTGGCTTGCTGGTTTAATACCAAGCTGTGCAGTATCTTCCATAAAAGCTGCAATGAACTTATCTGCCAGTTCTTTTGGTGTCATCTTAGCTTGCGCTGCGGCATTAATGATTTTATCATCAACATCCGTAAAATTGGAGATATAGTTAACTTGATAGCCCCTGTACTCAAAATAGCGACGAATGGTATCAAATGCTACAGCCGACCGTGCATTACCAATATGAATATAATTGTAGACGGTTGGTCCACAGACATACATATTTACCTGATTTTCTTTTATAGGGTAAAAGTCACGTAAACTGCGTGTCATACTATCATATATTTTTATCATCGCTTTTTTCCTTTGTCTCACTTATAGTTTAGAAGAATAATAAGATTCTTCACGTTTGTGTTCTATTGTTTTTATTTTTATTTCGTCTTTTTCCCCGTGTACACGGACCACTTTAGCAGGTACTCCTACAACGGTCACATCACCCGGTACATCTGATAAGACAACAGCTGCAGCTCCAACCTTAGCATTCTCACCGACCTCAATTGGGCCAATAACTTGGGAATGTGCAGAAATAAGGGCGCCACGACGGATAGTTGGATGGCGTTTACCTTTATCCTTACCAGTTCCGCCAAGGGTAACCCCATGGTAGAGCATAACGCCTTCTTCTACAATAGCTGTCTCTCCAATTACTAAACCTGCCCCATGGTCAATAAAGACACCGGGCGCAATGCAAGCACCTGGATGGATTTCAATTCCAGTCCAAAAACGCCAGCTTTGACTGTGCATTCTTGCCAATAGTTTTAAATTTTTCTGCCACATCCAATGTGATAATTGGTGGGCTGCCAATGCTTTGAGCCCAGGATAGGTTAATATAATTTCAAGTGAACTACGTGCTGCAGGGTCTTTTTCTTTAATAATATCAATACTTTTTTTCCACCAACCCATGCAAACTCCTTCTTACTTTTCAATATCTGTCCAATTGAGCAAAATCTGTTGGTCATCAAATGGATTGATAGCGACACCTACAGTTTGGTCAATTTCATTTTCCCCATTACGCGGTTGATAGATATCCTCAATTTTCCAAGTTAATATAACACCATGACTCTCACGAAAGGCTCCGCCAAATTTTTCGTGATTATACCATTTAGCAAAACTCTCTAAATTTGAAAAAGCTGGAATATATGATTTCCCGTCAGGAGTAGCCATTGTTGGGAATAGACGATCATAATGATTATCTTCACGTGGTAAGACAAAAGCTGGGACTAAATAGAATTTATCCATTGTATCAGCTGCTTGATTTTGGTCCCCCATAATAGCGTTTAAGATAGCAGTGTAATCATTCATAAAACGGATTAAATCACTACTTTTAAAAATAGTTGAATTGCCAGAATCACCATTTTTCTTAAGGTTGAAGACTAAACCAGAAACGCCTGATTTAATCACCTCCTCAAGAACAGCAATAGCAGAGCGTTCAAGCCAATAATGACTTTGAGCACTTTCTTGATCTGCTTTAAAGAGTACCATATCTTCTTCATCTGTAAAGACTGGCGTTACAATCTGGTCATCTACTTCAATAGCATAAGGTTCTTTTGTTGCCCAAACTGGGAAATGGTGCAAAGCATTGACCAGTCCAACACCATCTAAAAAATTGTCTGGTGCATTGATAAAAGCTCTTAGACGATTATCTAATTCATTACTTGTATTATTAGTCATGTTTTTCTTCTTTATTTGTTTCGACATTTTCAGCTTTATCAACATGGTGTGGTTTACTACCATGTTGTTTAAAACCGTGGTGTCTTTCTTTAGGTATATCTGCTGAACCTTCTTGAGCATTTTCAGATATTTCAGGTTTTGGAGGTCTTGGTAATAATGCTTTCATTGAAGCATCTACACGGCCTTTTTCATCAACTTTAATAACTTTAACGTCAACTTCTTCGCCTAACTCTAAAACATCTGAAACATTAGCTGTACGTGTCCATGCAATTTCTGAAATATGAACAAGTGCATCTGTTTTATCAAATAAGTTAACAAAGGCACCAAATTTTTCAATACGGACTACTTTAGCATGGTAGACTTCACCAACTTTAGCTTCGCGGACTAAACCAGCAATAATTTCTTTAGTACGGTTAATGGCTACTTGGTCACTTGAGAAAATTTGAACTGTACCTTCATCATCAATATCAATCTTAACGCCTGTTTCAGCAATAATCTTATCAATTGTTTCACCACCTTTACCAATGACAATCTTGATTTTATCAACATCAATTTTAATAGTGTCAATTTTTGGTGCTGTTGGTGCTAATTCTGGACGTGGTTCAGCAATTGTTGCTTGGATCAAGTCTAAGATTTCAAAACGTGCTTTTTTAGCTTGAGCTAATGCTTCTTCAAGAATTTGTGGTGTAATACCTTCAATCTTGATATCCATTTGTAAAGCAGTAATCCCTTCACGTGTACCAGCAACCTTAAAGTCCATATCGCCAAAGTGATCTTCTAAACCT encodes:
- a CDS encoding NYN domain-containing protein, producing MKRKIMLVDGYNMIAFWQETKQLFKTNQLDQARTIFLNKLNNYAHFEKIEIVCVFDAQFVPGVRQRYDQYMISVVFTEEDETADSYIERTAAELNTVRNLVEVATSDLNEQWTIFSQGALRVPARELERRVNTVKSDLDQMSKSIEMKKPKLRPFEEGNMQKLKDFMDDLGK
- the rlmB gene encoding 23S rRNA (guanosine(2251)-2'-O)-methyltransferase RlmB, with the translated sequence MKDNQLIEENNDMVYGVHAVVESLTANTGNKLYIQDDLRGKNVDKIKALATEKKVSISWTPKKSLSEMTDGAVHQGFVLRVAEYAYAELDEIISKADAEDNPLILILDGITDPHNFGSILRTADATKVAGVIIPKHRAVGVTPVVAKTSTGAIQHMPIARVTNLSQTLDKLKEKGYWIFGTDMDGTPSPKWNTSGKLALIIGSEGKGVSHNIKKQVDEMITIPMDGHVQSLNAGVAAAVLMYEVYRNKL
- a CDS encoding Mini-ribonuclease 3 translates to MTKVDVNLINGIALAFEGDAVYSYYIRRHLIFSGQTKPSQLHHKSTRYVSANAQAMLITALLEAQLLTEKEEDIFRRGRNTNSHTKAKNADIITYRMSTGFEALMGYLDMTEQKERLEELIAWCINYVENH
- the cysS gene encoding cysteine--tRNA ligase, encoding MIKIYDSMTRSLRDFYPIKENQVNMYVCGPTVYNYIHIGNARSAVAFDTIRRYFEYRGYQVNYISNFTDVDDKIINAAAQAKMTPKELADKFIAAFMEDTAQLGIKPASQNPRVMDYMDQIIDFVAALIEKGFAYQSEGDVYFRVDKSSNYGKLANKTLEDLEIGASGRTDTETDLKENPLDFALWKSAKVGEISWESPWGAGRPGWHIECSVMATEILGDTIDIHGGGADLEFPHHTNEIAQSEAKTGQTFANYWMHNGFVNVDNEKMSKSLGNFVTVHDMLQTVDGQVLRFFLATQQYRKPINFTEKAIHDAEVNLKYLKNTQSQPLTGDASAEELQSYVTAFTDAMDDDFNAANGITVVFDFAKWINSGHYTEAVKAAFESMLDVFGIIFQEDVLNADIEALIADRQAARASRDFAKADAIRDQLAAQGIKLLDTKDGVRWTRD
- the cysE gene encoding serine O-acetyltransferase; translation: MGWWKKSIDIIKEKDPAARSSLEIILTYPGLKALAAHQLSHWMWQKNLKLLARMHSQSWRFWTGIEIHPGACIAPGVFIDHGAGLVIGETAIVEEGVMLYHGVTLGGTGKDKGKRHPTIRRGALISAHSQVIGPIEVGENAKVGAAAVVLSDVPGDVTVVGVPAKVVRVHGEKDEIKIKTIEHKREESYYSSKL
- a CDS encoding SseB family protein; its protein translation is MTNNTSNELDNRLRAFINAPDNFLDGVGLVNALHHFPVWATKEPYAIEVDDQIVTPVFTDEEDMVLFKADQESAQSHYWLERSAIAVLEEVIKSGVSGLVFNLKKNGDSGNSTIFKSSDLIRFMNDYTAILNAIMGDQNQAADTMDKFYLVPAFVLPREDNHYDRLFPTMATPDGKSYIPAFSNLESFAKWYNHEKFGGAFRESHGVILTWKIEDIYQPRNGENEIDQTVGVAINPFDDQQILLNWTDIEK